One bacterium DNA window includes the following coding sequences:
- a CDS encoding MBL fold metallo-hydrolase has protein sequence MNRIIFFLGVLSFSSFLFAHDGDIHKDSSSTTVRTITHVAPNIYMIRHPDAPDGFPQGNTTVIIGDREVLVVDACYLPSSAKQDIEQIQKWTSKPVRYLVNTHWHYDHTMGNGTYAEAFPGISIIAHHETKKIIQGYNPGWFARFPNRSAIFKSAIESGKDANGSKLSESDIRDYKKYLDGLTPVQEEFSKIKDRAPNLSFDHELTIDLGNREVQIKHLGRGNSAGDIILYLPKEKIIVIGDLMDHPVPYLGSGFPGEQVETLNKIAQLDADTFIPGHGNILTGKSYLFLLRDFIAEVVAAVRTEIEKVGNNPRLIEQVRESVHKRVDFTAWKKRFVGDNKEDGDFFDSFSVQGVFNCAFNELVRK, from the coding sequence ATGAATCGAATTATCTTTTTTTTGGGAGTTTTATCTTTTTCGTCTTTTCTTTTTGCACATGACGGAGATATACACAAAGATTCTTCCAGTACGACCGTTCGTACGATAACCCATGTTGCTCCCAATATCTATATGATACGCCATCCGGACGCCCCGGACGGGTTTCCGCAAGGTAATACTACGGTTATCATCGGTGATCGCGAAGTATTGGTAGTGGATGCCTGCTACTTGCCTTCTTCAGCCAAACAAGATATCGAACAAATTCAAAAATGGACTTCCAAACCGGTACGTTATCTCGTTAACACCCACTGGCACTACGATCACACGATGGGCAACGGGACATACGCCGAGGCTTTTCCGGGTATTTCCATCATCGCGCATCACGAAACAAAAAAAATTATTCAGGGTTATAACCCGGGTTGGTTTGCCCGTTTTCCCAATCGTTCAGCGATTTTTAAAAGTGCCATCGAATCCGGAAAAGACGCCAATGGTAGCAAATTATCCGAAAGTGATATACGCGACTACAAAAAGTATCTTGACGGATTGACACCGGTACAAGAAGAATTTAGTAAGATCAAAGATCGCGCGCCCAATCTTTCGTTTGATCATGAGTTGACAATAGATCTCGGTAATCGTGAAGTGCAAATAAAACATCTGGGACGTGGAAATTCAGCCGGCGATATAATCCTTTATTTACCCAAAGAAAAAATCATCGTCATCGGCGATTTGATGGATCACCCTGTACCGTATCTGGGCAGCGGGTTCCCCGGCGAACAAGTCGAAACGCTCAACAAAATTGCGCAGCTTGATGCGGATACATTTATACCGGGTCACGGGAATATCCTCACCGGTAAATCCTATCTTTTCTTATTACGAGACTTTATCGCCGAAGTCGTCGCGGCGGTACGCACTGAAATCGAAAAAGTCGGAAACAACCCTCGGCTTATAGAGCAAGTCCGTGAGTCTGTTCACAAACGGGTTGATTTTACGGCATGGAAAAAGAGATTTGTCGGTGACAATAAAGAAGACGGCGATTTTTTTGACAGCTTCTCTGTTCAAGGCGTTTTTAACTGCGCTTTCAATGAGCTTGTGAGAAAATAA
- a CDS encoding SDR family oxidoreductase, whose translation MSNSIFITGATGTTASQLLKHLATLGVKVKAGVRDIKKAETLASEYVVPVHIDYTLPSSIENALRGVKQLFMLTPFTDESVTMGKRIVDAAKKAGVQYIVKLSAAGADAEPGITLVRWHREVEKYIEASGIPYTHLRPNSFMQNFINFFPPQNDVIYLPLGEGKVSWVDVRDIAAVAAHVLTHSGHAGKAYTITGPEALSVNEVSKILSKATGKSISYTDVPEEAARKAMIEMQMPNWAIDGLLELHAINKAGYAAEISNVTRDMTGKDPIGFEQFAKDNAARF comes from the coding sequence ATGTCGAATTCGATATTCATCACCGGTGCGACCGGTACAACAGCCTCGCAATTACTCAAACACCTCGCCACACTCGGAGTCAAAGTGAAAGCGGGAGTCCGTGATATAAAAAAAGCTGAAACCTTAGCAAGCGAATATGTAGTGCCGGTACACATAGACTATACTTTGCCGTCTTCGATCGAAAATGCACTCCGTGGCGTGAAGCAATTATTTATGCTTACTCCGTTTACCGATGAATCCGTCACGATGGGGAAACGTATCGTGGATGCAGCAAAAAAAGCCGGAGTACAGTACATCGTCAAATTATCGGCCGCCGGAGCGGATGCCGAGCCGGGTATTACTTTGGTGCGCTGGCATCGCGAAGTTGAAAAATATATTGAAGCCAGCGGCATTCCTTATACACATCTGCGTCCCAATTCGTTTATGCAAAATTTTATCAATTTCTTTCCACCTCAAAATGATGTAATATACCTGCCGTTGGGTGAAGGCAAAGTAAGTTGGGTGGACGTCCGTGATATTGCGGCCGTAGCAGCGCATGTATTAACTCACAGCGGACACGCCGGCAAAGCTTATACGATCACCGGTCCCGAAGCATTGAGTGTCAACGAAGTTTCAAAGATACTTTCCAAAGCAACGGGCAAAAGCATTTCCTACACGGACGTGCCCGAAGAAGCGGCGCGTAAAGCGATGATAGAAATGCAAATGCCGAACTGGGCCATTGACGGGTTATTAGAGCTTCATGCGATCAACAAAGCGGGGTACGCCGCTGAAATTTCAAATGTGACGCGCGATATGACCGGGAAAGATCCGATAGGTTTTGAGCAATTTGCCAAAGATAATGCGGCGCGGTTTTAA
- a CDS encoding ABC transporter ATP-binding protein, with translation MKLLIGYLKNYWKLVALALFLAAVNQIFSLLDPWIFRHVIDEYATRYKDYSFEEFVKGVSVLLGAAIGVAFVSRVAKNFQDYYINTITQKLGAQIYSDGLRHSLELPYSTFEDQRSGETLGKLQKVRTDVERLISAFINILFTTLVGIIFVTAYAISVHWVIAPIYFSTIPIIGWVSSVLSKKIKVVQKAIVSETTALAGSTTESLRNIELVKSLGLAQQEIERLNGTTKKILKLELKKVKYIRSLSFVQGTLVNFLRNSILFIMLYLIFAQEITFGEFFSLFIYSFFIFGPLQELGNVINIYREAEVSLKNFEDILNTPREAKPANPVPIADIEKLEFENVVFKHQSAQRHALDGISFSVHRGETIAFVGPSGAGKTTLVKLLVGLYKPQSGIVRYNGHGGDTIDLDVLREQIGFVTQDTQLFAGTIRENLLFVNPKATDQECLDVLNKAACGSLLARADKGLDTVIGEGGVKVSGGEKQRLSIVRALLRRPRLLVFDEATSSLDSLTEEEITHTIRDISHRQEHMTICIAHRLSTIMHADRIFVLEKGRIGEAGKHDELLAQKGLYYAMWRQQIGENKSDMTVKNMMEANSARKN, from the coding sequence ATGAAGTTATTGATCGGGTATCTGAAAAATTATTGGAAGTTGGTTGCTTTGGCGTTGTTTTTGGCAGCGGTCAATCAGATTTTTTCGTTGCTTGATCCGTGGATTTTTCGTCACGTGATCGACGAATATGCGACGCGTTACAAAGATTATTCGTTTGAGGAGTTTGTCAAAGGCGTATCCGTATTACTCGGCGCGGCGATCGGCGTCGCTTTTGTGTCGCGTGTTGCCAAAAATTTTCAGGACTATTATATCAATACGATCACACAAAAATTAGGTGCGCAAATATACTCCGACGGTCTGCGGCATTCACTGGAGCTTCCTTATAGCACGTTTGAAGATCAGCGCAGCGGAGAAACACTGGGTAAACTTCAAAAAGTCAGAACCGATGTCGAACGCCTGATCTCAGCCTTTATCAATATTTTATTTACGACATTGGTTGGAATTATTTTCGTGACGGCATACGCGATCAGCGTGCATTGGGTTATCGCTCCGATTTACTTTTCTACCATACCGATTATCGGCTGGGTGAGTTCGGTACTTAGCAAAAAGATCAAAGTAGTCCAAAAAGCCATTGTCTCAGAAACCACGGCACTGGCGGGTTCGACGACGGAATCCCTGCGCAATATCGAATTGGTCAAAAGTTTGGGATTGGCACAGCAAGAAATCGAACGTCTCAACGGTACAACCAAAAAGATACTGAAGCTGGAACTCAAAAAAGTGAAGTACATACGGAGCTTGAGTTTTGTACAAGGGACCCTGGTTAATTTTCTTAGAAATTCGATTTTATTTATCATGTTATATCTGATCTTCGCACAGGAGATCACATTTGGCGAATTTTTTTCGTTGTTCATTTATTCCTTTTTCATATTTGGCCCGTTACAGGAGTTAGGCAACGTTATCAATATTTATCGCGAAGCCGAGGTGTCACTCAAAAATTTTGAAGATATTCTCAACACGCCGCGCGAAGCCAAACCGGCCAATCCCGTACCGATCGCCGATATAGAAAAATTAGAATTTGAAAATGTAGTATTCAAACATCAGTCTGCGCAGCGCCATGCTTTGGACGGAATTTCATTTTCGGTGCATCGCGGCGAGACGATTGCATTTGTCGGCCCGTCGGGTGCCGGTAAAACAACGTTGGTCAAACTTCTTGTCGGTTTATACAAACCGCAGTCCGGTATCGTACGATATAACGGCCATGGCGGCGACACGATTGATTTGGATGTGCTGCGTGAGCAGATCGGCTTTGTTACGCAAGATACACAGCTTTTTGCGGGTACGATACGGGAGAATCTATTGTTTGTCAATCCGAAGGCAACGGATCAGGAATGTCTCGATGTTTTGAATAAAGCCGCATGCGGCAGTTTGCTGGCGCGTGCCGATAAGGGCCTCGATACGGTTATCGGCGAAGGCGGCGTTAAGGTTTCTGGTGGTGAAAAACAACGCTTGTCCATAGTCCGCGCGCTATTACGTCGTCCGCGTTTGTTGGTTTTTGATGAAGCGACATCAAGTCTTGATTCGCTGACAGAAGAAGAAATCACGCATACGATCCGTGATATCTCACATCGTCAGGAACATATGACGATATGTATTGCGCACCGCCTTTCGACTATCATGCATGCCGACCGGATATTCGTATTAGAAAAAGGCCGCATAGGGGAAGCCGGAAAACATGACGAATTGCTTGCACAAAAAGGACTGTATTACGCCATGTGGCGTCAACAAATCGGAGAAAATAAATCCGATATGACGGTTAAAAATATGATGGAAGCAAACTCGGCACGAAAAAATTAA
- the queA gene encoding tRNA preQ1(34) S-adenosylmethionine ribosyltransferase-isomerase QueA, whose amino-acid sequence MKLADFKFKLPEKYIAQYPVEPRDKAKLMVLDRKTGDIEDKIFRDITEHITKNDCLVLNETRVFPARLMARKEKTNAKVEVFLLRELENNLWEVLVKPARKVRIGNRLVVDGVYCDVIDNTVSGGRVVRFIYPQADFHKFIDKVGQCPLPPYIKRSAEESDKEDYQTVFARVRGSVAAPTAGLHFTKELLGRLKRKGVTIVPLVLHVGLGTFRKVQVEDLSRHKMDSEYFEIPEITARAINQTKDKGGKVIAVGSTVVRSIESAVTSLNRVKPHRGWTDKFMYPPYEFKIVDKMVTNFHTPESTLLMLAAAFGGKDNIFKAYKKAMKDNYRFYSFGDAMLIE is encoded by the coding sequence ATGAAACTTGCAGATTTTAAGTTTAAGTTACCGGAAAAATACATCGCGCAGTACCCGGTCGAACCGCGGGACAAAGCCAAACTTATGGTTTTGGATCGTAAAACGGGTGATATCGAAGATAAAATATTCCGCGATATTACGGAACACATCACAAAAAACGATTGCCTCGTTCTCAACGAAACTCGTGTATTTCCTGCCCGTTTGATGGCCCGCAAAGAAAAAACCAACGCTAAAGTCGAAGTGTTTTTGCTGCGCGAACTAGAGAACAATCTGTGGGAAGTGCTTGTCAAACCCGCACGCAAAGTGCGTATCGGCAATCGTTTGGTAGTTGACGGCGTCTATTGCGATGTTATTGATAATACGGTTTCCGGAGGTCGTGTTGTTCGCTTCATTTACCCTCAAGCCGATTTCCATAAATTTATAGACAAAGTAGGCCAGTGCCCCCTGCCGCCGTATATCAAACGTTCTGCCGAAGAAAGCGATAAAGAAGATTATCAAACCGTATTTGCACGTGTACGCGGCTCAGTTGCAGCACCCACGGCAGGCCTGCATTTTACCAAAGAACTGCTCGGACGCCTGAAACGTAAGGGTGTTACTATCGTACCGCTCGTGTTGCACGTCGGTCTAGGTACTTTCCGTAAAGTGCAGGTGGAAGATTTATCTCGTCATAAAATGGATTCGGAATACTTTGAAATACCGGAAATTACAGCGCGTGCGATCAATCAAACCAAAGATAAAGGCGGCAAAGTGATCGCCGTGGGTTCGACCGTCGTACGCAGCATTGAATCCGCCGTTACCTCGCTTAACCGCGTAAAACCACATCGTGGTTGGACTGATAAGTTTATGTATCCGCCGTATGAATTTAAAATCGTTGATAAAATGGTTACCAATTTTCATACACCGGAATCCACACTTTTGATGCTGGCCGCAGCATTTGGCGGGAAAGACAACATCTTCAAGGCATACAAAAAAGCGATGAAAGACAATTATCGTTTCTACAGCTTTGGCGATGCGATGCTGATCGAATAA
- a CDS encoding helix-turn-helix transcriptional regulator yields the protein MKKQLPFCPVNATLNVIGGRWKPVILNLLREDTLRFSALKRQIPGITQKMLTQQLRELEQDGIVHREVFPEVPPRVEYSLTEFGQSLKPILKAMCSWGSEHRRYLDRKLKENRSVEEAA from the coding sequence ATGAAAAAGCAATTACCATTTTGTCCGGTCAATGCAACACTCAATGTGATCGGAGGACGCTGGAAACCGGTCATACTCAACCTCCTGCGCGAAGATACACTTCGGTTTAGCGCGTTGAAACGCCAAATACCGGGTATAACACAGAAGATGCTCACCCAGCAATTGCGTGAATTAGAACAAGATGGCATCGTTCATCGCGAGGTATTTCCCGAGGTACCTCCGAGAGTCGAATATTCGTTGACCGAATTTGGTCAAAGCTTAAAACCTATACTGAAAGCAATGTGCAGTTGGGGATCTGAACACCGGCGGTATCTGGACCGTAAATTGAAAGAAAATAGATCCGTCGAAGAAGCCGCATAA
- the nrfH gene encoding cytochrome c nitrite reductase small subunit: protein MRKLRELIVLVIPPDQWRFPVLILMGILFGLGLVILKISNAVSYLSDDPATCVNCHVMAPQFATWQHGSHARVAVCNDCHVPHDNIIRKYFFKAQDGLRHATMFTLRMEPQVIQIKEAGAAVVQENCQRCHNSLTERVSAGRTSYAESRHGEGLLCWQCHRETPHGRVNSLASTPYARVPRLAKVMPDWMESFLKNPQKTNLDTTLHP, encoded by the coding sequence ATGAGAAAACTGCGAGAACTTATTGTGCTGGTTATACCGCCTGATCAGTGGCGGTTCCCTGTTTTAATTCTCATGGGTATTCTTTTTGGCTTGGGATTGGTGATTCTCAAAATTTCCAATGCTGTTTCATATCTATCGGATGATCCGGCTACGTGCGTCAATTGCCATGTTATGGCGCCGCAATTTGCAACCTGGCAACACGGAAGCCATGCACGCGTTGCGGTATGCAACGACTGTCATGTTCCGCACGATAATATAATTCGAAAGTATTTTTTTAAAGCGCAAGACGGGCTTCGTCACGCCACAATGTTTACGTTACGCATGGAACCGCAGGTAATTCAGATCAAAGAAGCCGGAGCGGCGGTTGTGCAGGAAAACTGCCAACGTTGTCACAACAGTCTTACTGAACGTGTTTCAGCGGGGCGTACTTCGTATGCTGAATCTCGGCACGGTGAAGGCCTTCTTTGCTGGCAATGCCACCGTGAAACGCCACACGGTCGCGTCAATAGCCTGGCCTCCACGCCCTATGCACGCGTCCCTCGTTTGGCCAAGGTTATGCCGGATTGGATGGAATCGTTTTTAAAAAATCCGCAAAAAACAAATTTAGATACTACGCTTCACCCTTAA
- a CDS encoding DUF2798 domain-containing protein has protein sequence MKFNKKHSQVLFVLFMALTLSCIMSLVMTLRTFGVEMWHVNLWLQAWGFSFLVAFPVAYIAVPRIRRLVEMITE, from the coding sequence ATGAAGTTTAACAAAAAGCATTCCCAAGTGTTATTCGTCCTCTTTATGGCGCTGACGTTGAGTTGCATTATGTCACTGGTTATGACACTTCGCACATTTGGTGTAGAAATGTGGCATGTCAATTTATGGCTTCAGGCCTGGGGTTTTTCGTTTTTAGTGGCTTTTCCCGTCGCGTACATAGCTGTTCCGCGCATACGTCGTCTGGTCGAAATGATTACAGAATAA
- a CDS encoding NAD(P)-binding domain-containing protein, whose amino-acid sequence MKIGVLGSGQVAQVLASGFIKHGHEVMMGTRDVNKLSDWKSKNGDKAQVGSMASAASFGELIVLAVKGHAAADAVKSAGINNLKNKTVIDVNNPIKEVPPVNGVLQFFTGPNESLMEQLQVLAPEANFVKAFSCVGNALMVNPKMAEGTPTMFICGNNDAAKAQVTSILTQFGWDWADMGKVEAARAIEPLCILWCIPGFTSNSWMHAFKLLKK is encoded by the coding sequence ATGAAAATAGGTGTACTCGGCTCCGGTCAGGTGGCTCAGGTATTAGCCAGTGGTTTTATCAAACATGGTCATGAAGTGATGATGGGAACGCGTGACGTAAATAAATTATCCGACTGGAAATCCAAAAACGGTGATAAAGCTCAGGTGGGAAGTATGGCATCGGCTGCATCATTTGGTGAGTTGATCGTGCTTGCCGTAAAAGGTCATGCGGCTGCAGATGCAGTCAAAAGCGCCGGCATCAACAACCTAAAAAACAAAACAGTGATTGATGTAAATAACCCGATCAAAGAAGTTCCTCCGGTCAACGGCGTATTGCAATTTTTTACCGGACCCAATGAATCATTGATGGAGCAATTACAGGTTCTTGCGCCGGAGGCCAATTTTGTCAAAGCTTTTAGTTGTGTTGGCAATGCCCTGATGGTCAATCCCAAAATGGCGGAAGGTACGCCCACCATGTTCATTTGTGGTAATAACGATGCAGCCAAAGCGCAAGTCACGTCTATATTAACTCAGTTTGGTTGGGATTGGGCGGATATGGGCAAAGTCGAAGCCGCCCGCGCGATAGAACCGCTCTGTATATTATGGTGTATTCCGGGTTTTACATCCAATTCATGGATGCATGCCTTTAAACTCTTGAAGAAGTAA
- a CDS encoding GNAT family N-acetyltransferase, whose protein sequence is MKQPTRLHNFIIRKASIEDVPLILNFITELAEYEKLRHEVVATEALLQKNLFDNNPKAEVIIGELDGNPVCFALFFHNFSTFLGKPGIYLEDLYVRPAVRSQGIGRIMLAYLAKLAIERDCGRLEWWVLDWNKRAIQFYESIGATPMDEWTVFRVTGRNLEELKNEF, encoded by the coding sequence ATGAAACAACCCACACGACTACATAATTTCATCATCCGCAAGGCTAGCATTGAGGATGTACCTCTGATCTTAAATTTTATCACCGAACTGGCAGAATACGAAAAACTTCGTCATGAAGTCGTCGCAACGGAAGCTCTTTTACAAAAAAATCTTTTCGATAATAACCCAAAAGCTGAAGTCATCATCGGCGAATTGGATGGAAACCCTGTATGCTTCGCTCTATTTTTTCACAATTTTTCGACTTTTTTGGGTAAACCCGGAATTTATTTGGAAGATTTATACGTAAGACCCGCCGTTCGTAGCCAAGGAATAGGCCGTATTATGCTGGCTTACTTGGCAAAACTGGCTATCGAACGAGACTGTGGACGACTGGAGTGGTGGGTATTAGATTGGAATAAACGGGCCATACAATTTTATGAATCTATCGGCGCTACACCGATGGACGAGTGGACTGTATTTCGTGTTACCGGCAGAAACCTGGAAGAGTTAAAAAACGAATTCTGA
- a CDS encoding SRPBCC domain-containing protein — translation MQNPYTQVTIEATIQASIEKVWSVWTSPEHIVKWNAASDDWHTTKAENDLRVGGRFLSRMEAKDGSFGFDFTGTYDEVVQHELIAYTMEDGRKVRVHFSQSGKSTKIVSVFDAEQENPVDMQRNGWQAILDNFAKYVVAV, via the coding sequence ATGCAAAACCCATATACGCAAGTCACTATAGAGGCTACGATACAAGCCTCTATAGAAAAAGTTTGGTCAGTGTGGACATCACCTGAACATATCGTTAAGTGGAATGCGGCCTCGGACGACTGGCATACAACAAAAGCAGAAAATGATTTACGTGTCGGCGGGCGTTTTTTATCGCGTATGGAAGCCAAAGACGGCAGTTTCGGCTTTGATTTCACAGGCACGTACGATGAAGTGGTACAGCATGAATTGATCGCTTATACGATGGAAGACGGAAGGAAAGTACGCGTACATTTTTCTCAATCAGGAAAAAGCACGAAAATCGTTAGCGTTTTTGATGCGGAACAGGAGAACCCCGTTGATATGCAAAGAAATGGATGGCAAGCGATTCTCGATAACTTTGCAAAGTACGTTGTCGCCGTTTGA
- a CDS encoding universal stress protein, translated as MKIDKILFPTDFSDCADAALEYAVLTAKKYKASLEFLYVDEATYLLNPMGPYGDNDLHQLSDNVTSYADKKLDDTIQRLHHGVVGHKHVVIGRPYYQIVETARNIKADMIIMGTHGESGINAIIGSNAERIVRQAPCPVMTIRQKRDANHICRMLIPVDFSDMCRQTMKQIIAYARDFACELTLVYVSVSHKNETEKSIQDDFERFLSRIDITGVIYRTMMVKAHTEGAGIIECAVKNEIDVIAMGTHGRTGLKRVLMGSVTSEVVNNSPVPVVTFRSVKQNNVQHN; from the coding sequence ATGAAAATAGATAAAATATTATTTCCGACCGATTTTTCGGATTGCGCCGATGCGGCGTTGGAATATGCTGTACTGACCGCAAAAAAATATAAAGCTTCGCTGGAGTTTTTGTATGTGGATGAAGCGACGTATTTGCTTAACCCCATGGGGCCTTACGGGGATAACGACCTGCACCAGTTATCGGATAATGTAACGAGTTATGCCGACAAAAAATTAGACGATACGATTCAGCGCTTGCACCACGGGGTCGTGGGACATAAACACGTGGTGATCGGCAGGCCGTATTATCAGATTGTCGAAACGGCGCGCAATATCAAGGCGGATATGATCATCATGGGTACGCATGGGGAAAGTGGCATCAATGCGATCATCGGCTCCAATGCTGAACGCATAGTGCGCCAGGCGCCTTGTCCCGTGATGACCATTCGCCAAAAACGTGATGCCAACCATATTTGCAGAATGCTCATTCCTGTTGATTTTTCAGATATGTGCCGTCAAACGATGAAACAAATTATTGCCTATGCACGGGATTTTGCATGCGAATTGACGCTCGTTTATGTTTCTGTTTCGCATAAAAACGAAACGGAAAAAAGCATTCAGGATGATTTTGAGCGTTTTCTTTCAAGGATTGACATTACGGGTGTGATTTACCGTACGATGATGGTCAAAGCGCATACCGAAGGGGCCGGCATCATCGAATGTGCCGTCAAAAATGAAATTGATGTTATTGCGATGGGTACACACGGACGCACAGGATTGAAGCGCGTATTGATGGGCAGCGTTACCTCCGAAGTGGTCAATAATTCGCCGGTACCTGTGGTTACTTTTCGTTCAGTAAAACAAAATAACGTTCAGCACAACTAG
- the nrfA gene encoding ammonia-forming cytochrome c nitrite reductase, with the protein MKNIIQTVQEKPWIGWLLFFATVGIVFLVGMFANTVMERRGEEKTLFQMVKPIADWEPRNEVWGENFPREYETYMSTQDTSFRSKHGGSATRDVLAEYPNVVILFAGYAFSKDFKQARGHYYAVEDIRKTLRTGAPQPGTCWTCKSTDVPRVMNERGAPNFYKEKWDNLGHEIVNPIGCQDCHDPKTMNLRITRPALAEAFKRRGMDVEKSNHQDMRSLVCAQCHVEYYFKGKEDKYLTFPWDKGFTAEQMESYYDSVQHVDWVHAVSKAPMLKAQHPDYEIFKTGIHAERGVSCADCHMPYRSQGGVKFTDHKIQSPLNNIAGSCQVCHRESEETLRKNVNDRQDKVIEVRSRLEDVLAKAHIEAKTAWEKGATENEMKPALQLIRQAQWRWDYVAASHGGSFHAPLEAARVLGAGIQKAQEARILLSQVLMAKGVAWPITMPDITTKEKAQAFIGLDMTKLKAAKDEFIKNVLPEWDKKATERQAKMGTKIE; encoded by the coding sequence ATGAAAAACATTATCCAAACGGTTCAGGAAAAGCCGTGGATCGGTTGGTTGCTTTTTTTTGCAACCGTGGGCATTGTGTTTCTCGTTGGCATGTTTGCCAATACCGTGATGGAGCGTCGCGGTGAAGAGAAAACATTGTTTCAAATGGTCAAACCAATCGCTGATTGGGAACCGCGCAATGAAGTGTGGGGTGAAAATTTTCCGCGCGAATATGAAACGTATATGAGTACGCAAGATACATCGTTTCGCAGCAAACATGGCGGGAGCGCAACCCGCGATGTACTTGCTGAATATCCGAATGTAGTTATTCTTTTTGCCGGTTATGCATTTTCTAAAGATTTTAAACAAGCCCGCGGTCATTATTATGCGGTCGAAGATATTCGGAAAACCTTGCGCACCGGCGCTCCGCAGCCCGGTACGTGCTGGACATGCAAAAGCACGGATGTACCGCGCGTAATGAATGAACGCGGCGCTCCCAATTTTTATAAAGAAAAATGGGATAATCTTGGCCATGAAATAGTTAATCCCATCGGTTGTCAGGATTGCCATGATCCAAAGACGATGAATCTTCGCATTACGCGCCCTGCATTAGCCGAAGCTTTTAAACGACGCGGTATGGATGTGGAAAAATCAAATCATCAAGATATGCGTTCATTGGTTTGCGCACAGTGCCATGTCGAGTATTATTTTAAAGGAAAAGAGGACAAGTATCTGACTTTCCCTTGGGACAAGGGATTTACGGCGGAACAGATGGAGTCTTATTATGACTCGGTACAACATGTAGATTGGGTACATGCCGTAAGTAAAGCGCCGATGCTCAAAGCGCAGCATCCGGATTACGAAATTTTCAAAACAGGTATTCACGCAGAACGCGGTGTATCCTGTGCGGATTGTCATATGCCGTACCGTAGCCAGGGCGGCGTTAAGTTTACCGACCATAAAATCCAAAGTCCGCTTAACAATATCGCCGGTTCGTGTCAGGTGTGCCATCGCGAGAGCGAAGAGACGCTTCGAAAAAATGTGAATGATCGTCAGGACAAAGTGATCGAAGTGCGTTCACGCCTGGAAGACGTTTTAGCCAAAGCACATATCGAAGCCAAAACAGCATGGGAAAAAGGTGCAACTGAGAATGAAATGAAGCCGGCGTTACAATTGATACGCCAGGCACAGTGGCGCTGGGACTATGTTGCCGCGAGTCACGGTGGTTCGTTTCATGCACCGCTTGAGGCGGCGCGCGTTTTAGGCGCAGGCATCCAAAAGGCACAGGAAGCCCGGATTTTATTATCGCAGGTTTTGATGGCCAAAGGCGTAGCGTGGCCGATCACGATGCCTGATATCACAACGAAAGAAAAGGCGCAGGCGTTTATCGGTCTGGACATGACAAAACTTAAAGCGGCAAAAGATGAGTTTATAAAAAATGTTTTGCCGGAATGGGATAAAAAAGCAACCGAACGACAAGCCAAAATGGGCACAAAAATTGAGTGA